One Ostrea edulis chromosome 2, xbOstEdul1.1, whole genome shotgun sequence genomic region harbors:
- the LOC125682479 gene encoding uncharacterized protein LOC125682479 isoform X2 — MDYNIRHLKDDPDDCEFVGRMLYEAVTGEYDTLFSGSSVKTILQFATSRFRHQPKQYYKNVFLLSSGKQRIGFVELAFHDTVKCKGSLIDLVKTFGIRDGCRYLLSRVFFVFPIAPSAAYIDNLAVEEKFRCQGYGKTLLQRAEEEAVTRKCNKIYLLVFSSNSHAMKFYEKNGYMSVGKPKTYFGFLYLVTKIPALVTYEKVLDAP; from the exons ATGGACTACAATATTCGGCACCTGAAGGATGATCCTGACGACTGTGAATTTGTGGGACGAATGTTGTACGAAGCGGTCACGGGAGAATACGACACTCTCTTTTCTGGGAGCAG CGTGAAGACAATTCTCCAGTTTGCGACAAGCAGGTTTAGGCATCAACccaaacaatattataaaaatgtatttcttcTGAGCTCCGGGAAACAGAGGATTGGGTTTGTAGAATTGGCATTCCACGACACTGTGAAATGCAAAGG GTCATTGATAGATCTTGTGAAAACATTTGGGATAAGAGACGGCTGCAG ataCCTGTTGAGTAGAGTTTTCTTCGTGTTTCCCATTGCACCTTCTGCAGCTTACATTGACAATTTGGCAGTGGAAGAGAAGTTCAGATGTCAAGGTTATGGGAAAACACTGTTACAGAGAGCAGAGGAAGAAGCTGTCACTAGAAAGTGTAAT AAAATATATCTTCTtgtattttcatcaaattctcaTGCTATGAAATTTTACGAGAAAAATGGATATATGAGCGTCGGAAAGCCGAAAACCTATTTTGGATTTCTATATTTAGTAACCAAAATCCCG GCTCTGGTTACCTATGAGAAGGTTCTGGATGCTCCATGA
- the LOC125682468 gene encoding discoidin domain-containing receptor 2-like isoform X2: protein MMRNSQNSVKLKVGWEEGHWVVWLVLIGIYQAQALELGQCQKALGMESGGIPDHAITASSSYKEGSVGPESARIRKEWKGGAWCPKEMIDKYSYEYLQIDLDKLMVITKVETQGRFGNGLGQEYTEEFLLEYQREDDGEWIRFRNRQAKEHFKANYNTHTAEMNEVSPPIIAKRVRFIPYSKLQRTVCMRVELYGCTWEDGVLSYSMPQGDRRGKHSSDELAFLDFTYDGIIKDQHLYNGIGQLMDGEEGQANFRTDIQARGIKGYEWVGWKTEKSEDSMPVEIIFKFDAVRNFTQLNIHCNNYLNKDVRIFRQAHIYFSVSGIYYQPNFIDFKFEKDLWMEYARTVPIQLENRVGKYVKVQLYFDSKWMLISEISFKSDITRANVTIELPPVTHPMKTTKLPPYKEDFPVDGQMGIQIGQGSPQHIGDGSVQTKEAKTENDMIGIIVGTLSALIVTLLVVAVIVIILIRHKRSKQNNNRHCLKPVERHIALNMNSVRNIQNGKVSNGNMYNSVAQDDMESDRELCNGGEKLYSRDYAVPDVTKSALVVALPPHTQTPIRVSPANNGTPIMMTNSLSEKPPTYDALYAAADIVHVNVPNIPNLQGVSGNNVYAVPNAELLLTLEHAVVQFPRENLQFVDVLGEGQFGEVHLCEAVNVDGYISDEYFMNRASTLPPNVLVAVKMLRRNADDRARADFHKEIKIMSQLKDPNIVRVLGVCTREEPLCMIVEYMRYGDLNQFLLDHVPESPVAQATNAKTLSYGCLVYMASQISSGMKYLESLNMVHRDLATRNCLVGTNYTIKISDFGMSRSLYSADYYRIEGRAVLPIRWMAWESILLGKFTTKSDVWSFAVTLWEILTFAKDQPFDSLTDEQVIENAGHYYRNDSKEVYLSLPPNCPKEIYDLMVECWNRNEACRPTFREVHMFLQRKNMGYNPKDEKMNQIKVPIC from the exons gaTAAGGAAGGAGTGGAAGGGTGGCGCATGGTGTCCGAAGGAGATGATCGACAAATACTCCTACGAGTACCTCCAGATAGACCTAGACAAACTCATGGTCATCACCAAAGTGGAAACCCAGGGTCGATTTGGAAACGGCTTG GGACAAGAGTACACAGAAGAATTCCTCTTGGAATATCAGCGAGAGGATGATGGAGAATGGATCCGATTCAGAAACCGCCAGGCAAAAGAG CACTTCAAAGCAAACTACAATACTCACACCGCTGAGATGAACGAAGTATCACCCCCAATCATCGCCAAGAGGGTGCGCTTCATTCCCTACAGTAAATTACAGCGCACAGTGTGTATGAGGGTGGAACTATACGGCTGTACTTGGGAGG ATGGTGTTCTGTCTTACTCTATGCCACAAGGGGACCGTAGGGGAAAACACAGTTCCGATGAGTTGGCTTTCCTAGACTTCACTTACGATGGAATCATCAAGGACCAACACCTGTACAATGGCATCGGTCAGCTGATGGATGGAGAGGAGGGACAGGCCAACTTCCGTACAGATATCCAGGCAAGGGGCATCAAGGGATACGAGTGGGTCGGATGGAAGACGGAAAAGTCTGAAGATAGCATGCCCGTGGAAATCATCTTCAAATTTGATGCTGTGCGTAACTTCACCCAGCTCAACATACACTGCAATAACTACCTCAACAAGGATGTGCGAATTTTCAGGCAGGCCCACATATACTTCAGTGTGTCGGGCATTTACTATCAGCCCaactttattgattttaaatttgAGAAGGATTTGTGGATGGAGTACGCCCGCACAGTTCCTATACAACTGGAGAACAGAGTGGGAAAATATGTAAAAGTGCAACTGTACTTTGATAGCAAATGGATGCTCATCAGTGAAATCTCATTCAAATCAG ATATAACCAGAGCTAATGTTACGATAGAGCTACCCCCAGTCACCCATCCTATGAAGACTACAAAACTTCCTCCTTACAAAGAGGACTTCCCTGTTGACGGACAGATGGGTATTCAGATTGGCCAAG GGTCTCCTCAACACATAGGCGATGGATCGGTGCAGACCAAAGAAGCCAAGACTGAGAACGACATGATTGGCATTATTGTGGGCACGCTCTCTGCTCTCATCGTTACTCTGCTGGTGGTGGCAGTGATCGTCATTATTCTGATTCGCCACAAGCGGAGCAAACAGAACAACAATCGTCACTGTCTGAAACCCGTGGAACGCCACATTGCGCTGAACATGAACAGTGTCCGGAACATTCAGAACGGCAAGGTCTCCAATGGCAACATGTACAACAGTGTGGCTCAGGATGACATGGAGTCGGATCGTGAGCTCTGTAATGGAGGAGAAAAACTAT ACTCCAGAGACTATGCCGTTCCAGATGTAACAAAGTCAGCCCTGGTGGTAGCCTTACCGCCGCACACCCAGACCCCGATCAGAGTGTCCCCCGCCAATAATGGAACACCCATCATGATGACAAACTCATTGTCTGAGAAGCCTCCTACCTATGACGCCTTGTATGCTGCCGCTGACATCGTACATGTGAACGTACCCAACATTCCCAACCTGCAGGGAGTGAGTGGAAACAACGTTTACGCCGTGCCGAACGCGGAACTCCTACTGACCCTGGAACACGCAGTAGTACAATTCCCGCGGGAAAATCTGCAGTTTGTAGACGTACTTGGTGAAGGACAGTTCGGAGAG GTACACTTGTGTGAGGCAGTAAATGTTGACGGATACATCAGTGATGAGTACTTTATGAACCGAGCCAGCACATTGCCCCCTAATGTTTTAGTGGCAGTGAAGATGTTACGACGGAACGCTGATGATAGAGCCAG AGCTGACTTCCACAAGGAAATCAAGATAATGTCTCAACTGAAAGACCCCAATATTGTGCGTGTCCTCGGGGTATGTACTCGGGAAGAACCACTGTGTATGATCGTGGAATACATGAGGTATGGAGACCTCAACCAGTTCCTCCTGGATCACGTACCAGAGAGCCCTGTAGCGCAGGCCACGAATGCCAAAACACTCAG TTATGGCTGCTTAGTGTACATGGCCTCCCAAATATCATCTGGAATGAAGTACCTGGAGTCGTTAAACATGGTTCATCGGGATCTTGCCACAAGGAACTGTCTGGTCGGAACAAACTATACAATAAAAATCTCGGACTTTGGCATGAGTCGCAGTCTCTACAGTGCGGATTACTACAGGATAGAAGGAAGAGCTGTGCTGCCCATCAGATGGATGGCCTGGGAAAGCATCTTACTG GGAAAATTCACTACGAAGTCTGATGTGTGGTCATTTGCTGTGACACTTTGGGAGATTCTAACATTTGCCAAGGACCAACCTTTTGACTCTTTGACCGACGAACAAGTGATAGAAAATGCCGGACATTATTATCGCAACGACAGTAAGGAAGTATACCTTTCACTACCTCCCAACTGTCCAAAGGAAATATATGACCTTATGGTGGAGTGCTGGAATCGAAACGAGGCATGTCGACCTACATTCCGTGAAGTGCACATGTTCCTTCAGAGGAAAAACATGGGATATAATCCAAAGGACGAGAAGATGAACCAAATCAAGGTGCCGATATGCTGA
- the LOC125682468 gene encoding discoidin domain-containing receptor 2-like isoform X1: protein MMRNSQNSVKLKVGWEEGHWVVWLVLIGIYQAQALELGQCQKALGMESGGIPDHAITASSSYKEGSVGPESARIRKEWKGGAWCPKEMIDKYSYEYLQIDLDKLMVITKVETQGRFGNGLGQEYTEEFLLEYQREDDGEWIRFRNRQAKEHFKANYNTHTAEMNEVSPPIIAKRVRFIPYSKLQRTVCMRVELYGCTWEDGVLSYSMPQGDRRGKHSSDELAFLDFTYDGIIKDQHLYNGIGQLMDGEEGQANFRTDIQARGIKGYEWVGWKTEKSEDSMPVEIIFKFDAVRNFTQLNIHCNNYLNKDVRIFRQAHIYFSVSGIYYQPNFIDFKFEKDLWMEYARTVPIQLENRVGKYVKVQLYFDSKWMLISEISFKSDITRANVTIELPPVTHPMKTTKLPPYKEDFPVDGQMGIQIGQGSPQHIGDGSVQTKEAKTENDMIGIIVGTLSALIVTLLVVAVIVIILIRHKRSKQNNNRHCLKPVERHIALNMNSVRNIQNGKVSNGNMYNSVAQDDMESDRELCNGGEKLCKSPSYCEPQDSLVGGRDLPDLPGCATGSSDSRDYAVPDVTKSALVVALPPHTQTPIRVSPANNGTPIMMTNSLSEKPPTYDALYAAADIVHVNVPNIPNLQGVSGNNVYAVPNAELLLTLEHAVVQFPRENLQFVDVLGEGQFGEVHLCEAVNVDGYISDEYFMNRASTLPPNVLVAVKMLRRNADDRARADFHKEIKIMSQLKDPNIVRVLGVCTREEPLCMIVEYMRYGDLNQFLLDHVPESPVAQATNAKTLSYGCLVYMASQISSGMKYLESLNMVHRDLATRNCLVGTNYTIKISDFGMSRSLYSADYYRIEGRAVLPIRWMAWESILLGKFTTKSDVWSFAVTLWEILTFAKDQPFDSLTDEQVIENAGHYYRNDSKEVYLSLPPNCPKEIYDLMVECWNRNEACRPTFREVHMFLQRKNMGYNPKDEKMNQIKVPIC from the exons gaTAAGGAAGGAGTGGAAGGGTGGCGCATGGTGTCCGAAGGAGATGATCGACAAATACTCCTACGAGTACCTCCAGATAGACCTAGACAAACTCATGGTCATCACCAAAGTGGAAACCCAGGGTCGATTTGGAAACGGCTTG GGACAAGAGTACACAGAAGAATTCCTCTTGGAATATCAGCGAGAGGATGATGGAGAATGGATCCGATTCAGAAACCGCCAGGCAAAAGAG CACTTCAAAGCAAACTACAATACTCACACCGCTGAGATGAACGAAGTATCACCCCCAATCATCGCCAAGAGGGTGCGCTTCATTCCCTACAGTAAATTACAGCGCACAGTGTGTATGAGGGTGGAACTATACGGCTGTACTTGGGAGG ATGGTGTTCTGTCTTACTCTATGCCACAAGGGGACCGTAGGGGAAAACACAGTTCCGATGAGTTGGCTTTCCTAGACTTCACTTACGATGGAATCATCAAGGACCAACACCTGTACAATGGCATCGGTCAGCTGATGGATGGAGAGGAGGGACAGGCCAACTTCCGTACAGATATCCAGGCAAGGGGCATCAAGGGATACGAGTGGGTCGGATGGAAGACGGAAAAGTCTGAAGATAGCATGCCCGTGGAAATCATCTTCAAATTTGATGCTGTGCGTAACTTCACCCAGCTCAACATACACTGCAATAACTACCTCAACAAGGATGTGCGAATTTTCAGGCAGGCCCACATATACTTCAGTGTGTCGGGCATTTACTATCAGCCCaactttattgattttaaatttgAGAAGGATTTGTGGATGGAGTACGCCCGCACAGTTCCTATACAACTGGAGAACAGAGTGGGAAAATATGTAAAAGTGCAACTGTACTTTGATAGCAAATGGATGCTCATCAGTGAAATCTCATTCAAATCAG ATATAACCAGAGCTAATGTTACGATAGAGCTACCCCCAGTCACCCATCCTATGAAGACTACAAAACTTCCTCCTTACAAAGAGGACTTCCCTGTTGACGGACAGATGGGTATTCAGATTGGCCAAG GGTCTCCTCAACACATAGGCGATGGATCGGTGCAGACCAAAGAAGCCAAGACTGAGAACGACATGATTGGCATTATTGTGGGCACGCTCTCTGCTCTCATCGTTACTCTGCTGGTGGTGGCAGTGATCGTCATTATTCTGATTCGCCACAAGCGGAGCAAACAGAACAACAATCGTCACTGTCTGAAACCCGTGGAACGCCACATTGCGCTGAACATGAACAGTGTCCGGAACATTCAGAACGGCAAGGTCTCCAATGGCAACATGTACAACAGTGTGGCTCAGGATGACATGGAGTCGGATCGTGAGCTCTGTAATGGAGGAGAAAAACTATGTAAGAGCCCATCATATTGTGAGCCTCAGGACTCTCTAGTCGGGGGGCGAGACCTGCCAGATTTGCCGGGGTGTGCCACTGGGAGTTCCG ACTCCAGAGACTATGCCGTTCCAGATGTAACAAAGTCAGCCCTGGTGGTAGCCTTACCGCCGCACACCCAGACCCCGATCAGAGTGTCCCCCGCCAATAATGGAACACCCATCATGATGACAAACTCATTGTCTGAGAAGCCTCCTACCTATGACGCCTTGTATGCTGCCGCTGACATCGTACATGTGAACGTACCCAACATTCCCAACCTGCAGGGAGTGAGTGGAAACAACGTTTACGCCGTGCCGAACGCGGAACTCCTACTGACCCTGGAACACGCAGTAGTACAATTCCCGCGGGAAAATCTGCAGTTTGTAGACGTACTTGGTGAAGGACAGTTCGGAGAG GTACACTTGTGTGAGGCAGTAAATGTTGACGGATACATCAGTGATGAGTACTTTATGAACCGAGCCAGCACATTGCCCCCTAATGTTTTAGTGGCAGTGAAGATGTTACGACGGAACGCTGATGATAGAGCCAG AGCTGACTTCCACAAGGAAATCAAGATAATGTCTCAACTGAAAGACCCCAATATTGTGCGTGTCCTCGGGGTATGTACTCGGGAAGAACCACTGTGTATGATCGTGGAATACATGAGGTATGGAGACCTCAACCAGTTCCTCCTGGATCACGTACCAGAGAGCCCTGTAGCGCAGGCCACGAATGCCAAAACACTCAG TTATGGCTGCTTAGTGTACATGGCCTCCCAAATATCATCTGGAATGAAGTACCTGGAGTCGTTAAACATGGTTCATCGGGATCTTGCCACAAGGAACTGTCTGGTCGGAACAAACTATACAATAAAAATCTCGGACTTTGGCATGAGTCGCAGTCTCTACAGTGCGGATTACTACAGGATAGAAGGAAGAGCTGTGCTGCCCATCAGATGGATGGCCTGGGAAAGCATCTTACTG GGAAAATTCACTACGAAGTCTGATGTGTGGTCATTTGCTGTGACACTTTGGGAGATTCTAACATTTGCCAAGGACCAACCTTTTGACTCTTTGACCGACGAACAAGTGATAGAAAATGCCGGACATTATTATCGCAACGACAGTAAGGAAGTATACCTTTCACTACCTCCCAACTGTCCAAAGGAAATATATGACCTTATGGTGGAGTGCTGGAATCGAAACGAGGCATGTCGACCTACATTCCGTGAAGTGCACATGTTCCTTCAGAGGAAAAACATGGGATATAATCCAAAGGACGAGAAGATGAACCAAATCAAGGTGCCGATATGCTGA
- the LOC125682468 gene encoding discoidin domain-containing receptor 2-like isoform X3, translating to MESGGIPDHAITASSSYKEGSVGPESARIRKEWKGGAWCPKEMIDKYSYEYLQIDLDKLMVITKVETQGRFGNGLGQEYTEEFLLEYQREDDGEWIRFRNRQAKEHFKANYNTHTAEMNEVSPPIIAKRVRFIPYSKLQRTVCMRVELYGCTWEDGVLSYSMPQGDRRGKHSSDELAFLDFTYDGIIKDQHLYNGIGQLMDGEEGQANFRTDIQARGIKGYEWVGWKTEKSEDSMPVEIIFKFDAVRNFTQLNIHCNNYLNKDVRIFRQAHIYFSVSGIYYQPNFIDFKFEKDLWMEYARTVPIQLENRVGKYVKVQLYFDSKWMLISEISFKSDITRANVTIELPPVTHPMKTTKLPPYKEDFPVDGQMGIQIGQGSPQHIGDGSVQTKEAKTENDMIGIIVGTLSALIVTLLVVAVIVIILIRHKRSKQNNNRHCLKPVERHIALNMNSVRNIQNGKVSNGNMYNSVAQDDMESDRELCNGGEKLCKSPSYCEPQDSLVGGRDLPDLPGCATGSSDSRDYAVPDVTKSALVVALPPHTQTPIRVSPANNGTPIMMTNSLSEKPPTYDALYAAADIVHVNVPNIPNLQGVSGNNVYAVPNAELLLTLEHAVVQFPRENLQFVDVLGEGQFGEVHLCEAVNVDGYISDEYFMNRASTLPPNVLVAVKMLRRNADDRARADFHKEIKIMSQLKDPNIVRVLGVCTREEPLCMIVEYMRYGDLNQFLLDHVPESPVAQATNAKTLSYGCLVYMASQISSGMKYLESLNMVHRDLATRNCLVGTNYTIKISDFGMSRSLYSADYYRIEGRAVLPIRWMAWESILLGKFTTKSDVWSFAVTLWEILTFAKDQPFDSLTDEQVIENAGHYYRNDSKEVYLSLPPNCPKEIYDLMVECWNRNEACRPTFREVHMFLQRKNMGYNPKDEKMNQIKVPIC from the exons gaTAAGGAAGGAGTGGAAGGGTGGCGCATGGTGTCCGAAGGAGATGATCGACAAATACTCCTACGAGTACCTCCAGATAGACCTAGACAAACTCATGGTCATCACCAAAGTGGAAACCCAGGGTCGATTTGGAAACGGCTTG GGACAAGAGTACACAGAAGAATTCCTCTTGGAATATCAGCGAGAGGATGATGGAGAATGGATCCGATTCAGAAACCGCCAGGCAAAAGAG CACTTCAAAGCAAACTACAATACTCACACCGCTGAGATGAACGAAGTATCACCCCCAATCATCGCCAAGAGGGTGCGCTTCATTCCCTACAGTAAATTACAGCGCACAGTGTGTATGAGGGTGGAACTATACGGCTGTACTTGGGAGG ATGGTGTTCTGTCTTACTCTATGCCACAAGGGGACCGTAGGGGAAAACACAGTTCCGATGAGTTGGCTTTCCTAGACTTCACTTACGATGGAATCATCAAGGACCAACACCTGTACAATGGCATCGGTCAGCTGATGGATGGAGAGGAGGGACAGGCCAACTTCCGTACAGATATCCAGGCAAGGGGCATCAAGGGATACGAGTGGGTCGGATGGAAGACGGAAAAGTCTGAAGATAGCATGCCCGTGGAAATCATCTTCAAATTTGATGCTGTGCGTAACTTCACCCAGCTCAACATACACTGCAATAACTACCTCAACAAGGATGTGCGAATTTTCAGGCAGGCCCACATATACTTCAGTGTGTCGGGCATTTACTATCAGCCCaactttattgattttaaatttgAGAAGGATTTGTGGATGGAGTACGCCCGCACAGTTCCTATACAACTGGAGAACAGAGTGGGAAAATATGTAAAAGTGCAACTGTACTTTGATAGCAAATGGATGCTCATCAGTGAAATCTCATTCAAATCAG ATATAACCAGAGCTAATGTTACGATAGAGCTACCCCCAGTCACCCATCCTATGAAGACTACAAAACTTCCTCCTTACAAAGAGGACTTCCCTGTTGACGGACAGATGGGTATTCAGATTGGCCAAG GGTCTCCTCAACACATAGGCGATGGATCGGTGCAGACCAAAGAAGCCAAGACTGAGAACGACATGATTGGCATTATTGTGGGCACGCTCTCTGCTCTCATCGTTACTCTGCTGGTGGTGGCAGTGATCGTCATTATTCTGATTCGCCACAAGCGGAGCAAACAGAACAACAATCGTCACTGTCTGAAACCCGTGGAACGCCACATTGCGCTGAACATGAACAGTGTCCGGAACATTCAGAACGGCAAGGTCTCCAATGGCAACATGTACAACAGTGTGGCTCAGGATGACATGGAGTCGGATCGTGAGCTCTGTAATGGAGGAGAAAAACTATGTAAGAGCCCATCATATTGTGAGCCTCAGGACTCTCTAGTCGGGGGGCGAGACCTGCCAGATTTGCCGGGGTGTGCCACTGGGAGTTCCG ACTCCAGAGACTATGCCGTTCCAGATGTAACAAAGTCAGCCCTGGTGGTAGCCTTACCGCCGCACACCCAGACCCCGATCAGAGTGTCCCCCGCCAATAATGGAACACCCATCATGATGACAAACTCATTGTCTGAGAAGCCTCCTACCTATGACGCCTTGTATGCTGCCGCTGACATCGTACATGTGAACGTACCCAACATTCCCAACCTGCAGGGAGTGAGTGGAAACAACGTTTACGCCGTGCCGAACGCGGAACTCCTACTGACCCTGGAACACGCAGTAGTACAATTCCCGCGGGAAAATCTGCAGTTTGTAGACGTACTTGGTGAAGGACAGTTCGGAGAG GTACACTTGTGTGAGGCAGTAAATGTTGACGGATACATCAGTGATGAGTACTTTATGAACCGAGCCAGCACATTGCCCCCTAATGTTTTAGTGGCAGTGAAGATGTTACGACGGAACGCTGATGATAGAGCCAG AGCTGACTTCCACAAGGAAATCAAGATAATGTCTCAACTGAAAGACCCCAATATTGTGCGTGTCCTCGGGGTATGTACTCGGGAAGAACCACTGTGTATGATCGTGGAATACATGAGGTATGGAGACCTCAACCAGTTCCTCCTGGATCACGTACCAGAGAGCCCTGTAGCGCAGGCCACGAATGCCAAAACACTCAG TTATGGCTGCTTAGTGTACATGGCCTCCCAAATATCATCTGGAATGAAGTACCTGGAGTCGTTAAACATGGTTCATCGGGATCTTGCCACAAGGAACTGTCTGGTCGGAACAAACTATACAATAAAAATCTCGGACTTTGGCATGAGTCGCAGTCTCTACAGTGCGGATTACTACAGGATAGAAGGAAGAGCTGTGCTGCCCATCAGATGGATGGCCTGGGAAAGCATCTTACTG GGAAAATTCACTACGAAGTCTGATGTGTGGTCATTTGCTGTGACACTTTGGGAGATTCTAACATTTGCCAAGGACCAACCTTTTGACTCTTTGACCGACGAACAAGTGATAGAAAATGCCGGACATTATTATCGCAACGACAGTAAGGAAGTATACCTTTCACTACCTCCCAACTGTCCAAAGGAAATATATGACCTTATGGTGGAGTGCTGGAATCGAAACGAGGCATGTCGACCTACATTCCGTGAAGTGCACATGTTCCTTCAGAGGAAAAACATGGGATATAATCCAAAGGACGAGAAGATGAACCAAATCAAGGTGCCGATATGCTGA
- the LOC125682479 gene encoding uncharacterized protein LOC125682479 isoform X1, which produces MFVGRLFQHYDIQTGMDYNIRHLKDDPDDCEFVGRMLYEAVTGEYDTLFSGSSVKTILQFATSRFRHQPKQYYKNVFLLSSGKQRIGFVELAFHDTVKCKGSLIDLVKTFGIRDGCRYLLSRVFFVFPIAPSAAYIDNLAVEEKFRCQGYGKTLLQRAEEEAVTRKCNKIYLLVFSSNSHAMKFYEKNGYMSVGKPKTYFGFLYLVTKIPALVTYEKVLDAP; this is translated from the exons ATGTTTGTAGGACGTCTTTTTCAACACTATG ACATACAAACTGGTATGGACTACAATATTCGGCACCTGAAGGATGATCCTGACGACTGTGAATTTGTGGGACGAATGTTGTACGAAGCGGTCACGGGAGAATACGACACTCTCTTTTCTGGGAGCAG CGTGAAGACAATTCTCCAGTTTGCGACAAGCAGGTTTAGGCATCAACccaaacaatattataaaaatgtatttcttcTGAGCTCCGGGAAACAGAGGATTGGGTTTGTAGAATTGGCATTCCACGACACTGTGAAATGCAAAGG GTCATTGATAGATCTTGTGAAAACATTTGGGATAAGAGACGGCTGCAG ataCCTGTTGAGTAGAGTTTTCTTCGTGTTTCCCATTGCACCTTCTGCAGCTTACATTGACAATTTGGCAGTGGAAGAGAAGTTCAGATGTCAAGGTTATGGGAAAACACTGTTACAGAGAGCAGAGGAAGAAGCTGTCACTAGAAAGTGTAAT AAAATATATCTTCTtgtattttcatcaaattctcaTGCTATGAAATTTTACGAGAAAAATGGATATATGAGCGTCGGAAAGCCGAAAACCTATTTTGGATTTCTATATTTAGTAACCAAAATCCCG GCTCTGGTTACCTATGAGAAGGTTCTGGATGCTCCATGA